The Piliocolobus tephrosceles isolate RC106 unplaced genomic scaffold, ASM277652v3 unscaffolded_6235, whole genome shotgun sequence nucleotide sequence TCTCATTATTACTAAATCAGGGAACTCAGGAAATTATTGGGACTGGTTTCATTTGCACCTTTAAAATGCAAAGTGAGGGCcaaacgtggtggctcacacctgtaatcccagcactttgggaggctgagatgggcagatcacctgaggtcaggagttcgagaacagcctggccaacatggcgaaaccccacctctactaaaaatacaaaaattaaccgggtgacaggcgcctgtaattccagctactcaggaggctgaggcaggagaattgcttgaacccaggaagcggaggttgcagggagccaagattgcatgactgtactccagcctgggcgacagagtgagactctgtctcaaaaacaaaaacaaaaatgaaaaacaaaattaaatgcaaaGTTAGGAGAAAAAACAAGTAATCCCAAATATGTATTCAATGAGTTGTAGTGTGAATGATGTTTCATGATTTACATATCTGGAATATTCTGGAATCAGCCTCATTTCTTCTAATTTGATTCTTCTTAATAAAGGCAAATCAGGAAATAAATGTGTGgtttaatttgtctatttttgtaagCTTTTGCAtacaaacaaaatcagaaattagaaaaaaaatcctttgtccTCTTACTGGGCTCAGAAAATTTGTTCAGCATTAGAGATTAGGGTGTTCGAAGGGTTCTAGAACCCCGAATGACACTTTACACATAGTGAGAAACACAATTCAGTCATCCGCCTCATTCGCTTCCATGCTTTTTTGCTTTGAAAACTTTATACAGAGCAATTGTGCCAAAGTGGATTGCAAAATATACCAGTAAATCAACCTGATATTTAAGTTTTAGATATTGGGTAAAAGCATCTGATGAGAAAGACTCTGAGAGGGAGATGGACccaaaagttgtgtgtgtgtgtgtgtgtgtgtgtgagagagagagagagcgagagagagaaaaagtggagagagagagagaaagagagagagagaaagagagagagaggagggtcAAGGCAGGTCCCTGGGCCACATAGACCCAACTGCACAACAGCACTGCCCTGGGAGGGTGCAGCTGGGGGCTGTGCCACTATGCACAATGCTTCTCATGGACAAGGTCAAATCCACTTCCCCTTTGGAGATGGAGTTAGAGTAGAAATTCAAATAAGAGTGAGGGACATTTTACATGAAATCTAACATTCTCTGAACTTGAGTGGCTCTCACTGTGACATGCAGAGATGGGAAAGGCCCAATAGTGTGACCCTTGACCCACCCTTCCCTAGCTCCTGTCACCCTGACTTCCCCTCTGACAGCTGTTCAGCCAGGCCCATGCTGAGTACCTTCCTGCTTGTCGATGACACCCACTGCACTGGCATCCCGGATGAACAGATGCCCGTTGTTAAAGACGCCGAACATGCCTGCATCAATGTGGGTGAAGTAGAAGAAATAGTTCAAATCGTTGCTCCTCAGAGACTCCAGGACACCCAGGAGCTGGAAGGCAAGGTCGGCTGCCTGATCTGGGGGTGCACCATAGAATTCCTGCAGCAGTCTGGTGCTGGTGCTGACGAGGAATCTGCCACAGGAGCCCAGGTACTTGGGCAGCGGCCATCCCTCAGCCCCAGGGAAGATCTGCCAAGCCAGAAGGAGGAGGATTAGAGAGAAAAATCTGGTGACAGCTCTCTATCTATTtattatctatccatctatctctatctatctatctatctatctatctatctatctatctatcatctatctgtctatcatctatcatacctctatctacctatctctatcatctatctatctatctatctatctatctatctatctatctatcatctatctatcatctctctatcTCTGTCCCTCACTGCAAGTACAGAAAGATCAGCATCTCAAAACACTTCAGCGAAGAGTCTCTCAACCTTTTTTATACCTCTTGGAACATGGCAATGCCCCGGCCCTCCCCTTCCCCATGTTTTAATTCTATTACAGATGGGAAGATTCAGAAAAGGAGGCTGCTGTCATTTCTTTGTAGTAGACTgcatttcgttttttttttttttgagacggagtctcgctctgtcgcccaggctggagtgcagtggccggatctcagctcactgccagctccgcctcccgggtttacgccattctcctgcctcagcctcccgagtagctgggactacaggctcccaccaccttgcccagctagttttttgtattttttagtagagacggggtttcaccatgttagccaggatagtctcgatctcctgacctcgtgatccgctcgcctcggccccccaaagtgctgggattacaggcttgagccaccgcgcccagccgtagACTGCATTTCAACAGAGTTCCTCCAAACGGTATGAGAATGTTAATGGACTTGCCACAATTTTAGATAGTATCGGGGATTCAGGGAAATATGTTTAAGAGTTGTATAGTTGAAAAAAATAGGATTATTTGAGATGTCACAGATATCACTGCTTAGGAAGAGGCTATGGGAAAAATAATAGAGGATCAACTTAAGTCTGATTTAAAgcaaaactgttttttttaaagcgacaaggttttgctctgccgcccaagctggagtgcagtggcacgatcatagttcgctgcagcctcaaactcctgggctcaagcaattctctcacttcggtctcctgagtagctaggacttcaggcacccgcctccatgcctggctactaaagaaaaatatttttaaaaataacagcgactgggtacagtggctcacgcctataatcccagcactttgggaggccgaagtgggtggatcacttgaggacaggagtttgaagctagcttggccaacatggtgtaaccttgtctctactaaaaatacaaaaatcagccaggagtggtggcgcatgccggtaatcccagctactctggaggttgaggcaggaaaatcacttgaacccaggaggcagaggctgcagtgagcctagatcacgccactgcattccagcctgggtgacagagtgagactatgtctccaaataaataaataaataaataaataaataaataaataaaaataaacagtacaGGTACCTCGTTCTGGGACAGGGCAAAAATCATAAGGGTGGTCTGTGGGTGACTGAAGTTTTGGGAACTGTACTGGCCTTAAGCCTCTCTCCTGCCAGCCATGCATGAATCTGTCTGGCTGGGGTAGCTACATCCATCCTACAAATGTTCCCCAACTAACTGGAACCTTTCAGACAGCCTAAAACTGGCCTAGGGAAGCATGAAGCCCTGACCTGTCTCCTCTGCCTCCTTGAAAGAGGTCCAAACCTGTGGATTTGTGAGATGAAAAGTGGGGAGGAATCCTGGCTAACCTTTTCTTGACTATTGAAGCAGCTATATCTAGAATGGCTACATCAGCACTTTATtgcttgttttccttctttgaaaaataaaggcaTCCCCTTTTCTGATGGTTTTCTGCAGTCCTCTGCCCATTTTAACCCACATAACTGCACTGTGAAGAACCCATTTGAGTTTCCCCTGCCTAGAGgggacctgttttttttttttttttttttttgacagagtctcttgcccaggctggagtgcagtggtgtgatcttggctcactgcaacctccacctcctgggttcaagtgattctcctgcctcagcctcttgagtagctgggattacaggtgcaccccactgtgcctggctaatttttttttgtaatttttagtagagactgggtttcatcttgttggccaggctggtctggaactcctgacctcaggtgacctacccgcctcggcctcccaaagtgttgggattacaggtgtgagccgcagcacctggcctggaggggaCCTTTCTTACTATGTACCGCAGAGGGAAGTCCTGGGCCTACTGTTGTCTACAGGTGCGGCCACATAGCCATTCCTGGGTTCCATGCCTTGCCCTTCCTGGGCAGAGCCCAGGGCTGAGTCCCAGCCCCATGCTCTTATCCCACGCCTCTCAGGAGCTAGGCCTAGAAGTAGCCAAGGTCTGGGAGAAAAGATCTGTGAGAGTGCAGGACAACTGGccattccttttccttctctagtATCTCAAAGGCCAATGTCGCCAGGCAGGTTTTAGCGGGAAGAGTGTGGCCTCTGAGGGCAGGCAGATGGCTCTGCATTTGGGTTCTATTGCTGATGTTGGCTAAAAGTGACTTGGGCCAAGTCACTTCACATCTCAGGACTCCACTGAATCTCATCTGGAAAAGGGGACAATAATATTATTCTCGGGGGGTGactgtgagcattaaatgagatgatgtcaAACCTTCAGCACAGTGCAGGTGACTGAGTAAATGAGAGCTGCTATTATGTGTTCAGTCATCATCCCTTTGGCCAGTGTTTATTAACTGTCTTTGCTGTGGCTTCTTCTTCCTCTACCTGCACCTTTTCCcgctcctcttccttctctttcctccttccttccccttgaGGTCAGGGGTCAGTCAGAGTGATTGGGCTCCACATATTTTATGGGTGTTTGTTTCCATGTTAAGTGTCTGTCTCTACCACTGGACTGGAAGCTGCATGAAGGCAGGAGACACCATACTTGTCTTGTTGACCAGTGTATCTCCAGGCCCTTAATGCATCTTCATTGATTTGACCATTCCCCTGTGTATGGACATTTAGGAGttacttcctcttttcccccCCTCCTTTCCAAGCATAGCTGCAAGGTACATCTCTGGGTGGGTCGTTCCTTGGCTATTTCTCCACTTCCTGAGCTTGATCCCATCTGACTGATCTTTGAGGCACAGGTCAAAGTTGGCCTCCTTCACAAAGCCCTTCAGGGCTGCTCAGGCAGTGAAGGTGGCTACTGTTCCCTCCTATCCCCATCCCTCTCTCAGCTCTGGGCTCCCACACCTGTTTCCTCTATAGCAGCCACAGCACTTTCACACTGCAGAAGCCAACACATGCCAGAAAGGTCCTAACACGGGCTAGTGGCCCCAAGACATGCAGTAAAAGGAGGGAGAGAGCTCAATCCAGGGCGGTTTCTGCGAGTCCAAGATTGACCCCCAACCTAGGGGGCTTGCCAGGTCCTTGCGTACCTGTAGGAGGATGGGGTGTGAGTTGACAGCCAGCGTGTAGAGCAGGCGCAGCTTGTCGCGGTCGGTGAAATGGTCCATGAAGATGCTGCCAGCGTCGGCCACCTCTGCATAGCGCCTGACCACACGATCCAGGAGTCGCTGCGAAGGGCAGCGCAGGAGCGGACTGGCCAGGCCCTACGTGCAAGTGGGAGAGAGGTGGGGGAAGACAGGGGGATGCTAAGCTCTTGTGGGGGATTAGCAGGAGGGGGAATGGGCAGACCCTGTGTTGGGGGTGAGGGAGACCTTGAGATTGGGGGGCCAGGTGAGGCGTGGGGGAAAGACCTACAGGAGTAggggttgtggggtgggaggtgtTGGGTAGCTCCGCCCAGGGGAAAGAGGGGGCAGATCCCTGTGGCTGGGGAGAGTGGCCAGAGCACTTTTGCGGGGGTGGGATGGGAGGCCTCCTCCCCCACCACAGGCTACACTGGGGTGGGGCACAGAGACCCAGGGAACAGAGAAGAGAATGAGCTCTCTTGGGCAGCACGGCAGGAGGGCACTCGGCAGGCCAAGGACAGGGCGGGGGAGAGGAAGAATGGGGAGCAGGTGGACCCCACCTTTCCCCAGCCCTCAGCTGGCCACCTGAGTTTTGCACTGCCTGTGTCTCTACCCACCAATGcacccccaccctgcccttgGAAAGAAGGCCGATCCCAGGTTGAATTCATTCCCTGCCATGGGCTCTTTCGATTCCTTCTGCCATTTGACTTCAATATCACAACTATGAGGCTGCACTTGAGCGTCTTTATATGCACCACTGTGTTCTTGGAATAAGACTTGGAGATACGAACCTAGGCttttttttcatgaatgtttCCAGTAGT carries:
- the LOC111532900 gene encoding divergent protein kinase domain 2B-like translates to MDHFTDRDKLRLLYTLAVNSHPILLQIFPGAEGWPLPKYLGSCGRFLVSTSTRLLQEFYGAPPDQAADLAFQLLGVLESLRSNDLNYFFYFTHIDAGMFGVFNNGHLFIRDASAVGVIDKQEGTQHGPG